A part of Paraliobacillus zengyii genomic DNA contains:
- a CDS encoding FbpB family small basic protein, whose protein sequence is MVRAKKLSFQTLVAENRKEIMQDEKTIEKITDRIEDKIHATIKTNISS, encoded by the coding sequence ATGGTTCGAGCTAAGAAATTGTCGTTTCAAACACTAGTGGCAGAAAATAGAAAAGAAATTATGCAGGATGAAAAAACGATAGAAAAAATTACAGATCGAATAGAAGACAAGATTCATGCAACGATAAAGACAAATATTTCTTCATGA
- a CDS encoding small acid-soluble spore protein P, with amino-acid sequence MADKKQTEKPNKPLSGSKKVKNRNHSRQKKNASHDL; translated from the coding sequence ATGGCAGATAAAAAACAAACAGAAAAACCTAACAAACCTTTAAGTGGATCAAAAAAAGTTAAAAATAGAAATCATAGTCGACAAAAGAAAAATGCAAGTCATGATTTATAG
- the tlp gene encoding small acid-soluble spore protein Tlp, with protein MSENKPNPDNRADNVEKLQEMVHNTIENIEQSHDALQHATDQEKENIEAKNERREESLEAIRVEIKDEYKNQQK; from the coding sequence ATGAGTGAAAACAAACCAAATCCAGATAATCGTGCCGATAATGTAGAAAAATTACAAGAGATGGTTCATAATACAATTGAAAATATTGAGCAATCACATGATGCGTTGCAACATGCAACCGATCAAGAGAAAGAAAATATCGAAGCTAAAAATGAAAGAAGAGAAGAGTCCTTAGAAGCAATACGTGTAGAGATCAAAGATGAATATAAAAATCAACAAAAGTAA
- the plsY gene encoding glycerol-3-phosphate 1-O-acyltransferase PlsY translates to MTYILMAILAYLIGSVPFGLLVGKIGYKTDIREHGSGNLGGTNTFRVLGKKAGIIVTLGDIFKGTIATLLPIIFNLTEISPLIIGVFAVIGHMYPVFARFRGGKAVATSGGMLLGLSPLLFGIILLSFILTLYISKYVSLSSMITGLISITASIFIEDYGLVIVTSILTVFIFYRHRANIKRILNKTEPKISWM, encoded by the coding sequence ATGACTTATATATTAATGGCAATATTAGCTTATCTCATAGGCTCTGTTCCATTCGGACTATTAGTTGGCAAAATTGGCTACAAGACCGATATACGTGAACATGGAAGTGGGAATTTAGGTGGAACAAATACATTCCGCGTATTAGGTAAAAAGGCTGGCATTATCGTGACACTTGGGGATATTTTTAAAGGAACAATTGCTACTTTATTACCAATTATTTTTAATTTGACCGAAATTAGTCCTCTTATAATCGGTGTTTTTGCGGTAATTGGACATATGTATCCTGTTTTCGCTAGATTTAGAGGAGGCAAAGCTGTTGCTACCTCTGGAGGCATGTTATTAGGACTTAGTCCATTATTATTCGGTATTATATTACTATCTTTTATTCTTACATTGTACATAAGTAAGTACGTATCATTATCATCTATGATAACAGGGCTAATTTCTATTACGGCTTCTATTTTTATAGAAGATTATGGTTTAGTAATCGTAACAAGTATTTTAACTGTTTTTATATTTTATCGACATCGAGCAAATATCAAGCGAATTCTTAATAAAACAGAGCCTAAAATTAGTTGGATGTAA
- a CDS encoding GNAT family N-acetyltransferase has protein sequence MELTIVKPSENHTSEIATICTNGWKQTVENKLSDKHQVKTVAFWYQKERVKQDIEKGIYTYVALIDDKVVGVIGGGLKEPNIGEIFVFYVDEEYRYKGVGKQLLERFTEYQLKINVKEQWVSVQDGNQRGIPFYEARGFTFQKKKKKIAQTETGEEQVTLRYNRQI, from the coding sequence ATGGAACTAACGATTGTTAAACCAAGTGAAAATCATACAAGTGAAATTGCTACAATCTGTACAAATGGCTGGAAACAAACGGTTGAAAATAAATTAAGTGACAAACATCAAGTGAAAACTGTTGCTTTTTGGTATCAAAAGGAACGTGTTAAACAGGATATTGAGAAAGGAATTTATACATATGTAGCCCTTATAGACGATAAAGTCGTTGGTGTAATTGGTGGAGGATTAAAAGAGCCAAATATAGGAGAAATTTTTGTTTTTTATGTAGATGAAGAATACAGATATAAAGGCGTCGGAAAACAACTTCTTGAAAGATTTACAGAATATCAACTTAAAATAAATGTAAAAGAGCAATGGGTATCTGTACAGGATGGAAACCAACGAGGTATCCCATTTTATGAAGCACGTGGATTTACCTTTCAGAAAAAAAAAAAAAAAATAGCTCAAACGGAAACTGGAGAAGAACAGGTTACACTACGCTATAACAGGCAGATCTAA
- the folE2 gene encoding GTP cyclohydrolase FolE2, with the protein MDAQKHHKKVLPNKLERHTLFGSVKPGAKTKPIDKDLMSDLQNTQSDFLFDLDAVGIANVKHPIQITSKMEPALQTTIGTFTFSSSITKDSKGTNMSRFTQQLQEYHADGSFTLSLTNLKKFAEELATRLKQRDAFIEVTFPWFFERKGPSSDFSGLNHADATIRIQYDTELGYDITVGLTGTITTLCPCSKEISEYSAHNQRGKITMEVELTEDFDEEEVDWKYALLEAAESNASARIHPVLKRPDEKMVTEQAYENPRFVEDMVRLVAADLYEYAFVQAFYVGCRNEESIHLHDAIASVTYDKYAEQ; encoded by the coding sequence ATGGATGCACAAAAACACCATAAAAAAGTTTTACCAAATAAGTTAGAAAGACATACATTATTTGGATCCGTTAAACCTGGAGCCAAAACTAAACCGATAGATAAAGATCTGATGTCTGATCTTCAAAATACACAAAGTGATTTTCTGTTTGATTTAGATGCTGTAGGGATCGCTAATGTAAAACATCCGATCCAAATAACTAGTAAAATGGAGCCTGCTTTACAAACAACTATTGGAACCTTCACTTTTTCTTCTAGTATCACAAAAGATAGTAAAGGTACAAACATGAGTCGTTTTACACAACAATTACAAGAATATCATGCAGATGGCTCATTCACCTTGTCGCTTACTAATTTGAAAAAATTTGCCGAAGAATTAGCTACACGATTAAAACAACGGGATGCATTTATAGAAGTAACTTTCCCTTGGTTTTTTGAAAGAAAAGGACCTTCTTCCGATTTTTCGGGACTTAACCATGCAGATGCTACGATCCGTATACAGTACGACACTGAATTAGGTTATGATATAACGGTAGGATTGACTGGTACCATTACAACTTTATGCCCTTGTTCCAAAGAAATCAGTGAATACAGTGCTCATAATCAACGTGGAAAAATCACGATGGAAGTTGAATTAACGGAAGATTTTGATGAAGAGGAAGTAGATTGGAAATACGCTTTATTAGAAGCAGCTGAAAGTAATGCAAGCGCTCGTATCCACCCCGTTTTAAAACGGCCAGATGAAAAGATGGTAACCGAGCAAGCTTATGAAAATCCACGATTTGTTGAAGATATGGTTCGTTTAGTAGCTGCTGATCTGTATGAATATGCATTTGTTCAAGCATTTTACGTTGGTTGTCGAAATGAAGAATCAATTCATTTACACGATGCAATTGCTTCTGTTACTTATGATAAATATGCCGAACAATAA
- the yidD gene encoding membrane protein insertion efficiency factor YidD — translation MKYLFLGIIRIYQKIISPIKPPSCRFYPTCSQYGMEAIRRFGALKGGYLTVKRIIKCQPFHSGGFDPVPEKRQKRESR, via the coding sequence ATGAAGTACCTTTTTCTAGGAATCATTCGTATTTATCAAAAAATTATAAGTCCTATCAAACCACCAAGTTGCCGCTTCTATCCTACCTGTTCACAATATGGTATGGAAGCAATTAGAAGATTTGGTGCATTAAAAGGTGGATATTTAACGGTTAAACGGATAATAAAATGTCAGCCATTTCATTCAGGTGGTTTTGACCCAGTTCCCGAAAAACGCCAAAAACGCGAATCTAGATGA
- the acnA gene encoding aconitate hydratase AcnA: protein MTEINHTINAQKKFDLNGKTYNYYQLKALEKAGIGEISRLPFSIRVLLESLLRQYDGRVIKDEHIAGLAKWGQVAKTDVPFKPSRVILQDFTGVPAVVDLASLRKAMVDLGGSPDKINPEVPVDLVIDHSVQVDEYGSNKALLANMSFEFERNAERYEFLNWAQKAFENYRVVPPATGIVHQVNLEYIANVVHATENKEGEFDAYPDTLVGTDSHTTMINGLGVLGWGVGGIEAEAGMLGQPSYLPAPEVIGVKFTGSYPDGTTATDLALKVTQVLREKKVVGKFVEYFGPGLQDMPLADRATISNMAPEYGATCGFFPVDQESLDYLRLTGRSEDHIALVEKYCKENSLWYSPDQADPEFTDLVEINLSDLEPNLSGPKRPQDLIALSDMKKLFHETISNPAGNQGFGLEKSEFEKEALIEHPDGSTSKMKTGSLAIAAITSCTNTSNPYVMLGAGLLAKKAVEKGLDVPSYVKTSLAPGSKVVTRYLEDAGLMTYLNKLGFNLVGYGCTTCIGNSGPLLPEIEQAIANADLTVSSVLSGNRNFEGRIHPLVKANYLASPPLVVAYALAGTVDIDIKDEPLGMDKDGEPVYFADLWPTMEEIRSEVAKVVTPDIFKKEYENIFKSNEQWNAIETTDEPIYEWDDDSTYIQNPPFFEGLAKEADQVKALSGLRVIGKFADSVTTDHISPAGAIAKDMPAGQYLQENGVTPRNFNSYGSRRGNHQVMMRGTFANIRIKNKLAPGTEGGYTTYWPTDEVMPIYDAAMKYQEDNTGLLVIAGKDYGMGSSRDWAAKGTKLLGIKTVIAESYERIHRSNLVMMGVLPLQFNEGESAESLGLTGTETFEINIDETVQPNQLVNAKATRVDGSEVSFQVVARFDSEVEIDYYRHGGILQMVLRNKLKD, encoded by the coding sequence ATGACAGAAATAAATCATACTATTAACGCGCAAAAAAAGTTCGATTTAAATGGTAAAACGTATAATTATTATCAACTAAAAGCCTTAGAAAAGGCAGGAATTGGAGAAATATCTAGGTTACCTTTCTCTATTCGAGTACTATTGGAATCTTTACTTAGACAATATGATGGAAGAGTTATTAAAGACGAGCACATAGCAGGCTTAGCAAAATGGGGTCAAGTAGCTAAAACAGACGTACCATTCAAGCCTTCACGTGTTATCTTACAGGACTTTACTGGTGTTCCTGCTGTAGTTGATCTTGCATCCCTTCGAAAAGCGATGGTTGATCTTGGTGGTTCACCTGATAAAATCAATCCCGAAGTACCGGTAGATTTGGTTATTGATCACTCTGTACAGGTTGATGAATATGGTTCAAATAAAGCTCTATTAGCTAATATGAGTTTTGAATTTGAACGTAATGCAGAACGCTATGAGTTTTTGAATTGGGCTCAAAAGGCATTTGAAAATTATCGTGTAGTACCACCAGCAACAGGTATTGTTCACCAAGTTAATTTAGAGTACATTGCAAATGTAGTACATGCAACTGAAAATAAAGAAGGTGAATTTGATGCTTACCCTGATACATTGGTTGGAACTGATTCACATACAACAATGATTAATGGTTTGGGTGTATTAGGTTGGGGTGTTGGCGGTATTGAAGCTGAAGCAGGCATGTTAGGTCAACCTTCCTATTTACCGGCTCCAGAAGTAATAGGAGTGAAATTCACTGGAAGTTATCCTGATGGAACAACTGCTACAGACTTAGCATTAAAAGTAACACAAGTGTTACGTGAGAAAAAAGTGGTAGGTAAATTTGTTGAATATTTTGGACCTGGCTTACAAGACATGCCACTTGCTGATCGTGCTACCATTTCAAATATGGCTCCTGAATATGGAGCAACTTGTGGATTCTTCCCAGTTGATCAAGAATCGTTAGATTATTTACGTTTAACAGGCCGAAGCGAGGATCATATTGCTTTAGTCGAGAAATACTGTAAAGAAAATAGTCTTTGGTATTCACCAGATCAAGCAGATCCAGAATTTACAGATTTAGTTGAAATAAACTTATCTGATTTAGAACCGAATCTATCTGGTCCGAAGCGTCCACAAGACTTAATTGCTCTATCTGACATGAAAAAGCTTTTTCATGAAACTATTTCTAATCCTGCCGGAAATCAAGGGTTCGGTTTAGAGAAATCTGAATTTGAAAAAGAAGCCTTAATTGAACATCCTGACGGTAGTACATCTAAGATGAAGACTGGCTCATTAGCAATTGCTGCGATTACATCTTGTACAAATACATCAAACCCGTATGTAATGTTAGGAGCAGGTTTACTTGCTAAGAAGGCTGTAGAGAAAGGGCTAGATGTACCAAGTTATGTAAAAACATCTTTAGCACCAGGTTCAAAAGTGGTGACAAGATATCTTGAAGATGCTGGTCTAATGACTTATTTAAATAAATTAGGTTTTAATTTGGTTGGATATGGTTGTACAACTTGTATCGGTAATTCTGGTCCGTTATTGCCTGAAATTGAACAAGCTATTGCAAATGCAGACTTAACAGTATCATCTGTTCTATCTGGTAACAGAAACTTTGAAGGACGTATCCATCCACTTGTTAAAGCAAATTATCTAGCTTCTCCACCACTTGTTGTAGCTTATGCTTTAGCTGGAACGGTTGATATAGATATTAAAGATGAACCACTTGGTATGGACAAAGATGGAGAACCTGTTTATTTTGCTGATTTATGGCCAACAATGGAGGAAATTCGTTCAGAGGTTGCTAAAGTTGTTACGCCAGATATTTTCAAGAAAGAGTATGAGAATATTTTCAAATCAAATGAACAGTGGAATGCAATTGAAACAACTGATGAGCCTATATATGAGTGGGATGATGATTCTACCTATATTCAAAACCCTCCATTTTTTGAAGGTTTAGCTAAGGAAGCTGATCAAGTTAAAGCACTATCTGGTTTACGCGTAATTGGAAAATTTGCTGATTCTGTTACAACAGACCATATTTCACCAGCAGGTGCAATTGCAAAAGATATGCCAGCAGGGCAATACTTGCAAGAAAATGGTGTAACACCAAGAAACTTTAATTCATATGGTTCGCGACGTGGAAATCACCAAGTGATGATGCGTGGAACGTTTGCTAATATTCGTATTAAGAACAAACTTGCACCTGGTACGGAGGGTGGATATACAACATATTGGCCAACGGATGAAGTGATGCCAATTTATGATGCAGCAATGAAATACCAAGAAGATAATACAGGTTTACTTGTTATTGCAGGAAAAGATTACGGCATGGGAAGTTCGCGTGACTGGGCTGCAAAAGGTACCAAGCTATTAGGTATTAAAACAGTGATTGCAGAAAGTTATGAACGTATTCACCGTAGTAATTTAGTTATGATGGGCGTTTTACCATTGCAATTTAATGAAGGCGAATCAGCTGAATCATTAGGTTTAACTGGAACAGAAACATTTGAAATAAATATTGATGAAACAGTTCAACCCAATCAACTTGTAAATGCAAAAGCAACAAGAGTAGATGGAAGTGAAGTAAGTTTTCAAGTTGTAGCTCGCTTTGATAGTGAAGTGGAGATTGATTACTACCGTCACGGTGGAATTCTGCAAATGGTCTTACGTAATAAACTGAAAGACTAA
- a CDS encoding MSMEG_1061 family FMN-dependent PPOX-type flavoprotein, with protein MINTPEDLRTLVGQPSELVENKVINYLDQNCIDFISKSPFLTLATSDNSGNCDVSPRGDRNGLVKVINEKQLFIPERSGNKRSDSLRNILSNPNVGILLFIPGLGETLRINGKACLVKDKQLLDEMIVKGEKPLLGIAIEVEECFIHCAKAFQRSGIWEQNSWSKQDTLPKAAKIVSEHTKLPNLKI; from the coding sequence ATGATCAACACACCTGAAGACCTTCGTACGCTAGTTGGTCAACCAAGTGAACTGGTAGAAAATAAAGTGATAAACTATTTAGATCAAAATTGTATAGATTTCATTTCGAAATCTCCATTTTTAACATTGGCCACTTCAGATAACTCCGGAAATTGTGATGTATCACCCCGAGGAGATCGTAATGGTTTGGTTAAAGTAATAAATGAAAAACAATTATTCATCCCTGAAAGATCTGGGAATAAACGTAGCGATTCGTTACGAAATATCTTGTCCAACCCCAACGTCGGTATTCTCTTGTTTATACCTGGTCTCGGAGAAACATTAAGAATTAACGGAAAAGCTTGCTTAGTTAAAGATAAGCAATTACTTGACGAAATGATAGTCAAAGGGGAAAAACCCCTTTTGGGAATTGCTATAGAAGTAGAAGAATGTTTCATTCATTGTGCCAAAGCATTTCAACGTTCTGGTATATGGGAACAAAATTCTTGGAGTAAGCAAGATACCCTGCCTAAAGCTGCAAAAATAGTATCAGAACACACAAAACTACCCAATCTTAAAATATAA
- a CDS encoding AAA family ATPase — protein sequence MRNTITEAEIIKWDTLETEVPLTEVDTLRMLDQLESNERDYSKQAIAVLYSMLAFHRLKRLENSDYLIDLLLDKAASYDDTVTVYQSLRDIKTYFHFYNELEKLEVATWSIRETDFDPVNLKKLNEWLIQLQQLKKNAITKREPNETQPEIVSIYKRIEKTISDFIEIVEDSIASLENKRSGIPVQRLNDYIKELVGLKKDFYRAFPDVLRASNEKSPLEKLDEMVGLDDVKKYISQYYHYLKYQKERKHMGFHMIDEPGLHMVMTGNPGTGKTTIARLLAEIYHELGLLDTKEVTEVNRSHLVGSYVGQSEENTMSYIKQSLGGILFIDEAYSLKRPEQSGSDYGQAVIDTLVSAMTGKEYANKFAVILAGYPEEMRQFLWSNTGLRSRFPEQNVVSLPDFKMVELVQIAQNTALSNDYFFTEEALNRFESVIDRAKVDDTFGNARTVRDLVLKAIFKKGATKTINSSDNWLEHMRIDVSDLDIMEDNERLKNEPMKQLDNLIGLTNIKEEVKKLSSFVTAQQKRKKLGYPAVPIQLHAVFSGNPGTGKTTVAKIYSQLLKECGLLKRGHFVLASRSDLVAGYVGQTAIKTKQKIREALGGVLFIDEAYALFRGENDFGKEAIDTLVDEMTKHNENLVVILAGYENEMKQFINSNPGLSSRFKKYFKFLDYNGKELVEITDYHVARYQYQLDKYAKTYIQKQYQAHSIKGNARFVVNLVDEAIQFQSLRIADEKYSTDTLLLLKQEDFEKAWQTVKGV from the coding sequence TTGAGAAACACAATTACGGAAGCAGAGATTATAAAGTGGGATACGTTAGAAACAGAAGTTCCACTTACTGAAGTTGACACATTACGTATGTTAGATCAATTGGAGTCAAATGAAAGAGATTATTCAAAGCAGGCGATCGCTGTTCTCTATAGTATGTTGGCTTTTCATCGATTAAAACGTCTTGAAAACTCAGACTATTTAATTGATTTATTACTAGATAAAGCAGCGTCATATGATGATACAGTAACTGTATATCAATCATTGCGTGATATAAAAACGTATTTTCATTTTTATAATGAATTAGAAAAACTTGAAGTAGCTACATGGTCGATTAGAGAGACAGATTTCGATCCAGTTAATTTAAAAAAATTAAATGAATGGCTGATACAATTACAACAATTGAAAAAAAATGCGATTACAAAAAGGGAACCAAATGAAACACAACCTGAAATCGTTTCGATTTATAAACGTATAGAGAAGACGATAAGTGATTTTATAGAGATAGTAGAAGATAGCATTGCTTCATTAGAGAATAAACGATCAGGTATTCCAGTACAGCGCCTAAATGATTACATCAAAGAATTAGTCGGTCTGAAAAAGGACTTTTATCGTGCATTTCCTGATGTATTACGTGCATCTAATGAAAAAAGTCCATTAGAAAAATTGGATGAAATGGTTGGTTTAGACGATGTAAAAAAATATATTTCGCAATATTATCATTACCTTAAATATCAAAAAGAACGTAAACATATGGGCTTTCACATGATTGATGAACCTGGTTTACATATGGTAATGACAGGTAACCCTGGGACTGGTAAAACGACAATTGCTCGTCTCTTAGCAGAAATCTATCATGAGTTAGGTTTATTAGATACCAAAGAAGTAACAGAAGTAAATCGATCGCATTTAGTTGGCTCATATGTTGGTCAAAGTGAAGAAAATACAATGTCATATATTAAACAATCCCTTGGTGGAATCCTTTTTATTGATGAAGCTTATAGTTTAAAACGTCCCGAACAAAGCGGTAGTGATTATGGACAAGCTGTTATTGATACACTTGTTTCCGCTATGACTGGTAAAGAATACGCGAATAAGTTTGCCGTTATTTTAGCTGGTTATCCAGAAGAAATGCGTCAGTTTTTATGGTCGAATACTGGACTACGTAGCCGTTTTCCTGAACAAAACGTTGTTTCATTACCTGATTTTAAAATGGTTGAGTTAGTACAAATAGCTCAAAATACTGCATTAAGTAATGATTACTTTTTTACGGAAGAAGCCTTAAATCGCTTCGAAAGTGTCATTGATCGAGCGAAAGTGGATGATACTTTTGGTAATGCACGAACGGTAAGGGACCTTGTATTAAAAGCTATCTTTAAAAAAGGTGCTACTAAAACAATTAATTCGTCAGATAATTGGTTAGAACACATGCGTATCGATGTTAGTGATTTAGATATTATGGAAGATAATGAAAGATTAAAAAATGAACCGATGAAGCAATTAGATAATTTAATTGGATTAACAAATATCAAAGAAGAAGTAAAAAAACTTTCATCATTTGTTACTGCACAACAAAAACGAAAGAAACTAGGATATCCAGCTGTGCCAATTCAATTGCATGCAGTCTTTTCTGGTAATCCAGGGACGGGTAAGACAACAGTTGCAAAGATTTATTCACAATTACTGAAAGAATGTGGTTTATTAAAAAGAGGACATTTCGTATTAGCATCTAGAAGTGATCTTGTGGCTGGATATGTTGGTCAAACTGCAATCAAGACAAAACAAAAGATAAGAGAAGCGCTTGGCGGCGTGTTGTTTATTGATGAAGCCTATGCTTTATTTCGTGGAGAAAACGATTTTGGTAAAGAAGCTATTGATACGTTAGTAGATGAAATGACAAAACACAATGAAAATTTGGTTGTTATTTTAGCTGGATATGAGAATGAAATGAAACAATTTATTAATAGTAATCCAGGATTATCATCTCGATTTAAAAAATATTTTAAGTTTCTTGATTATAATGGGAAAGAACTGGTTGAAATCACAGACTATCATGTAGCTCGCTATCAATATCAACTTGATAAATACGCTAAAACCTATATTCAAAAACAATATCAAGCACATTCAATTAAAGGTAACGCACGTTTTGTCGTTAATTTAGTTGATGAGGCAATTCAATTTCAATCATTACGTATTGCAGACGAAAAATACTCAACGGATACACTATTATTGCTAAAACAAGAGGATTTTGAAAAAGCATGGCAAACGGTCAAGGGGGTTTAA
- a CDS encoding ABC transporter ATP-binding protein — protein MIEFDQVTKRFPDGTEAVKDFSLSIKEGELLTLIGPSGCGKTTTLKMINRLVNETEGTIKIAGKDITTYDLHQLRWNTGYVIQQIALFPHLTIAENIAIVPEMKKWKKDSILLRTEELLNMVGLDPKQFMNRMPSELSGGQQQRIGVVRALAADPDIILMDEPFSALDPISREQLQLDIQSLQQKIKKTIVFVTHDMDEALAISDRICLMKDGKIIQIGTPKDLILHPANDFAKEFIGDKRSPWQEMMDTVIQTIKSLSDQSTVQTEGLVSIRHDQQVIDAVKLFEESERTAIQVVKENEVIGTITYQDIFRFLREQVKMEKGVIK, from the coding sequence ATGATTGAATTTGATCAGGTTACAAAAAGATTCCCTGATGGAACAGAAGCCGTAAAAGACTTCTCGCTATCTATTAAAGAAGGAGAATTATTAACATTAATAGGACCAAGTGGCTGTGGGAAAACAACCACTTTGAAGATGATTAACCGTTTGGTAAATGAAACAGAAGGTACGATAAAAATAGCAGGCAAGGATATTACTACATATGATTTACACCAGTTAAGATGGAATACTGGTTATGTAATACAACAAATTGCACTATTTCCTCACTTAACTATAGCAGAAAATATTGCAATAGTTCCAGAAATGAAAAAGTGGAAAAAAGACAGTATTTTATTACGAACCGAAGAACTTCTAAATATGGTCGGTTTAGATCCAAAGCAATTTATGAATCGAATGCCTTCTGAATTATCAGGTGGACAACAACAACGAATAGGTGTTGTACGTGCACTAGCTGCGGATCCAGATATTATTTTAATGGATGAACCGTTTAGTGCTTTAGACCCAATTAGTCGTGAACAATTGCAATTAGATATTCAATCATTACAACAAAAAATTAAAAAAACAATTGTATTTGTAACACATGACATGGATGAAGCATTAGCTATTTCTGACCGAATTTGTTTAATGAAAGATGGTAAAATTATTCAAATTGGTACGCCTAAAGATCTAATTCTACATCCAGCAAATGACTTTGCTAAAGAATTTATTGGTGATAAAAGATCGCCATGGCAAGAAATGATGGATACGGTTATCCAAACGATTAAATCGCTATCTGATCAATCCACTGTACAAACTGAAGGACTTGTTTCAATTAGACACGACCAACAAGTGATAGATGCAGTTAAACTGTTTGAGGAATCTGAGAGAACAGCGATTCAAGTTGTAAAAGAAAATGAAGTTATTGGAACAATAACCTATCAAGACATTTTTCGCTTTTTACGTGAACAAGTAAAAATGGAAAAAGGGGTGATTAAGTAA
- a CDS encoding acyl-CoA thioesterase — MKVRTPIKVRYQETDQMGVVYHANYLIWFEIGRTAFIEELGFRYFDMEENGIVSPVVDAHIYFKQPIRYGQPAYVETWVEAYDGLRTTYGYNVVNQEGNIAVTGSTKHVIVKKENFRPVSLRKKFPEWHLAYQKAMGDE, encoded by the coding sequence ATGAAGGTGAGAACACCAATTAAAGTACGCTATCAAGAAACAGATCAAATGGGGGTTGTGTATCATGCGAATTACCTCATTTGGTTTGAAATAGGTAGGACAGCATTTATAGAAGAATTAGGTTTTCGTTACTTTGATATGGAAGAGAACGGCATTGTTTCTCCAGTCGTAGATGCGCATATATATTTCAAACAACCAATTCGCTACGGTCAACCTGCCTATGTAGAAACATGGGTAGAAGCTTATGATGGTTTACGGACAACATATGGCTATAACGTTGTAAATCAGGAAGGTAACATTGCCGTTACAGGTTCGACAAAGCACGTAATAGTAAAAAAAGAAAACTTTCGTCCCGTTTCCTTGCGTAAGAAATTTCCAGAATGGCATCTTGCTTACCAAAAAGCGATGGGTGATGAATAA
- a CDS encoding acid-soluble spore protein N has translation MSNPKRDSEQFQPDHYGTQPRKAESNKGKQMGMKSNEQPDLIQQKGK, from the coding sequence ATGAGTAATCCTAAACGAGATAGTGAGCAATTTCAACCTGATCATTATGGCACACAGCCGAGAAAAGCTGAAAGCAACAAAGGAAAACAAATGGGTATGAAAAGTAATGAACAACCCGACCTCATACAACAAAAAGGCAAATAG